The stretch of DNA ACCCGGTTTTCTTCGAGGATCCGCGAGCCCGCACACGTGTGCGGGGTTTGTTCATCAATCAGATGATCCCCGAAGATTCCATTCTCCAAGGTGGTGATTTCCAAGTTTACGCAGTTCAGTTGTCGGTCGCGCTCAGTGATCGTTTTGCCGTGATCGCCAATAAAGACGGCTACATCAAGCTGCAATCTGATGCCCTGCCCAACAATGGTGGATGGGCTGATCTCGCCACGGGGGTGAAATATGTCATGGTCCGTGATGTCGAGAACCAATTCCTACTCAGCGGCGGCGTTTTGTATGAATGGGCCAATGGCAGCAGCGACGTGTATCAAGGAAATGGCGACGGCATGTGGAATTTCTTCCTGACGACAGGGAAGGAGCTCGGTGAAGATTCGCACTTTATTGGCACAGTCGGTTGGCATTTGCCGAACAACCCCAACCAAGAGAGCGAATCGATGTTCTACAGCTTGCACTTGGACAACGAGGTTGTCGATGATGTCTACGTTCTGTGGGAAATGAACGGCATCCAATACCTGCAAAGCGGCAACCGCCTCCCCGGTGTGTCGGTAGAAGGCGGAGATTTGATCAATCTCGGTGCCGGCGATGTGGCCGGAAACCACGTCCTGACCATGGCCTGGGGGGCAGCGCTGATCCTCACCGATTCTTTACGTGTCAGTGGCGCTTGGGAGATCCCCCTGACCTCTCGCAAAGACTTGCTGGACAGCCGAACAACGATCACGATGAGTTGGATCTATTGAGCGATCCCCAGGACAAACATCAAAAATTCAACAGCCCATCCCCAATCAAAAGCGACGGGCTTTTTTTGTGGGTTTTGCTGTTGCTGATTCGTCCCCGGATTGCCGACCAATTTGTACCCGTTCAACTTCGGCCGCCAATCGCCGATCTGCGCCGGGTCGGTTTTCACCTCTTTGATGCGAGTGACCGTTCGGCTTTTTCCCGTCGGGCGTTCGATCCGGGTTGCGTAAGTCTGTAGTGACTCTTTGTCGAGCAGGACATCGATTTGTTTGAATTCCTGGCGCAACCCCTCTGTTTTGGGGCGAGCGACCAAATGGAACCCATTGGGATTCTTCTTACCCCGAAACCAATCATAGTCGTTGAGAAGTTGCTCTGCCTTGATGCCAGCAACCATAGGAAACAATATTTGAGGTTTGCCTAGTTTCTGCCAGGGAAAAGTCCAACTTGGAAATGAAGTCAGGAATTCAGCCGGCGTCGTGGGGATTGTTTCCGGCATTGGAATGCGTTTATAGGTTTTCTCTTGCGTGTCAATAAAAGTGATAGATTTCCCATCCCAGTACCACATTTCTGAACTGACCGCGTCTAAATAGTACGGTCGCCCATCGGTCCCCTTCAGCTTACTCTTCTCGCCGCTCTGGCCGGGCATCGGTTTCAGTTCTAACAAGCCTTGATTCGGCTGCTGCACGACAAGCCTGCCGATGCCGCGCTCTTCGGTGAAAAACGTGTGATCATAGACGTAACGCTCGAATTGAATCTCGACGACCTCTCCTTGGTGCGAAGCGGCTTCCCATTTTTGGAGCAGGTCAAGCAGTTCCGGCGATGTCGCGGCTGGTTTTTCTGCCGGCGGTTTTGCTGTTGGTTCTTCAGCGGCGGCGAGACTGGCGGCTGCCATAGAGCAGAGGGCACAGTAGGAAACAATCCATCGTAAGCGCATCGGGGCGTCCTCCGAATGATGACTTGTGCTAAATGCGGGGAAAGTCTACCTCCATCCGGCCAGACCACCAAGGTGAGATTGCCGGCCTCTCAAAACGAACCGCGTGAAACGCGTGAATTCCTTTTCGCCTCGGGTCACGGCGGGTGTCAATCAGCCAACCTAACCCACGGCATCGCTGTGCTTTGCCCTGAGCTGCCCTGTCATGGCCCCGTCGGAACGAGTTCGGCCGGCCCCAACGGGGCCACACATGTCAGCCCAGGGCACGGAGACGTGAGCGGAGCGAACGCCCCACCGCCCTGGGTTTTGGGGACGGTCGCGAGTCTAAGCCCTGAAAGGGCGGCACAATCGCTCCCGCTCTCCGACGCTTGCTCTCAGTTCTCCCCTCACCCCGGAGCTTGGAAAGCGGGCGTGCGCCTCGCCGCTCTGAGGTTGCAGCAAATTTGATCCGGCGATACACTCCCGCCCCGTACAGCGGCCCGAAAAACGGATTGCCCTCTCACAATCTCGCCGAGGCCGACAGCGGACTCTCATCTCAGATTCACCGACCTCTCCTCATTTCACAGTTGCCATGCCTGCTGCCGCTATTGGCGGCAATCTATATTGCGCGCGTCCTGGCATGTTGCCGGCTGCGGACTTTTGTTTGTCCAAGATTTTTCATTGGTGCGGCGATGATCTCCCTCTCCAAAACTCAATTCAGCACATTGTTCCTGGCATTGATCCCCCTGTGTGTTGTGGGCTGTACTGTCGCCCCGCCACGCATTTCGGGATATCCCACCGGCGTTCCGCCGGCAACGCATCAAGCCTTGCAACAACAACAGGCCAACTTGATGGCCCGCTTTGAAGAGTTGAACGCGCGCACCGCCAGTTTGGACGCCGATAACCAGCGACTGCAGGCGCACCTCGCACAGCAACAACAACAGACGGCAAAGATGCAAGCTTCGTTGCAACAGAGTCGAGACACGGTCGCGGATCTACGTGATGAACTGACCATCGAACGTCGCAACCAAGGCTCGTATGCCGGCCAAGGTGCACTGCCTTCGACTGAAGTCGGTTATACCCCCGCCGGGAATCTGCCGTTGGCCAACATTCCTGGTGCGGATGTCAATCAAGATGGCGGCGACATACGGATTCGTCTCGACGGCGCCCAATTGTTCGCATCCGGAAAGGCGTCGATCAAAAACACTTCGCAAAACTCGAAACTGATCGACGATGTCGTCTCGACGATTCAGTCCCAATACCCACAACAGCGCGTGACCGTCGAAGGACACACCGACTCCGACCCGATTCGCCGTAGCAGTTGGAAAAACAACGAAGAACTCTCACTCGGTCGCGCACGGGCGGTCTATCATGCGCTACGAAAACGGGGACTCCCGGAGGCGCAGTTGTCGGTCGCCGGATACGGTTCCTCGCGTCCGTTGGCCGATAACAACAGCCCAGCGGGCAAAGCCCGCAACCGCCGTGTGGAAATCGTCATCCACGCCCAATCGGCCCGCTAAAACTTTGGTGTGCAACCGAAGGAACGGCGTGTGACTGGATCTGCCAGTGCTTGATTCGTCGTTCCCAGATTTGGATTTGCACTGGCAAAGCCAGTGGCACCCCATTTCAAGCTGCTGTTGGCCCCAAGACGTGCTTGGTCATTGGGGCAACCTACCCTGCGGGCGTTATTGCTCTTTCGCTTTCGGCGATTTGACGACGCCCCACATGTTGCCGATCACCTCGCCGTGACGCCAGGTCCCCGCGTATTGGCCTTCGTGGAAGAGTACGCGGCAGCTAAACGTTCCCAGTCCCGGGATGGCGACTTTGGTGAGCGAAATCATGGGCGTATCATCGGCCCATTTCACAGGCAGCGGCATGGGGATCGCCGGCTTATCACCATACTGAAATGTGAACAGCCAAAATCCGTTGGGCATTTTCTTTAAGTCCACGATTTTATAGGTGTCCTTCTTCGGCTCGGACTCCTGGCCATCTTTGATCACGGAGAAATTCCCGATCAGCTCCGCCCCCTTGAGCATCTTCTGAAATTGCGCCTCATGCGGATTCAGTTCTTCGCCAGTCGGAGCCTCATCGGCGGCTTGCAGTGCGAAACTGGCGAAAATGGCGACGGACAACACCGACAGGCAGGCGATTTTAGGAATCATGATTTCTTTCTCCATGAGATAAGTGGTCAGTATTCGTCGGGGAACCAGCAATCCAGGCAGCGTAAACCATTACAGGACAGTCGGTTGCGCACGTACCCCTGTGTTTTAATGCGGTCATCGCGGCGTCTGGGCCGGTTGGGAACTTCAATTATTTTCCGGTCATCCCAAAATTATGGCCAATTGGGCTAAGAATCAAAACCAACCGGCGAATTACCTGTTGTCTGCTGGTCAATATCATAGCGGCTCAACGGAGCCGGGCCACTGGGACAAATGTTCCGCATATCAGAGGGAGAACAGAAATGATTAAGAAAGCAATTTTGAGTACAGCCGCCTTGGCGCTGGTCGGAACATTCGTCTTCGGCCGGGACGCTGCCAGTTACGTAAAGACCTCGGCCACGATGGTCAAAGATTCAATCCGGTCCGAAGTGCCGCCGGAATTGGAAATTGAACGGGCACGGGATCTGGTGAACAACCTGCTTCCGGACATTCGCGACACGATGCGGCAAATCGCCGAAGCGGAAGTCGATGTCGAACATCGCACGGCTCAAATCATGCGAGATGAAGATGAGTTGGCCCGTCAAAAACAAGAAATGTTGGCACTGAAGAGTTACGTGCAAAACGGCGAAGAAGTTCGCTACGTCGGCCGCACCTACTCGGAAGCGGAAATGAAGCAGGACTTGGCACGACGTTTTGAGCGGTTCCAATTGGCCGAACAAACGTTGGAAAGTCATCGCAAGATCTTGAAGGCACGTGAGCAAGTCGTGATCTCGGCTCGCAGCAAATTGGAAAACATGATGGCTTCCAAACGCGATCTGCAAGTCAAGATCGAGAACCTGGATGCCCGCTTGCAAGCTCTGCAGGCTGCCGAAGCTGCTAGCGACTGCAACATTGACGACTCCCGCTTGTCGCGAGCCAAGCAGTTGATTGCTGACTTGAACAAGCAACTGGATGTGAAAGGCAAGATGTTGGATGCCGAAGAACGGCTAACACCGATGATTCCGGTGCACACCGGTCCGATGGTTCCGGAAGACTTGAACGAACAGATCGATCAATACTTCCACCTGAATGAGTCAGGCGACACGACGTCTAAGACGGATGCTTAAATCTAAACTGGCTCTCGCCCTCCGGCAATTTGTCGGGGGGTTGGGGCCGTTCGGAGTTTGCTGAAACGGTTTCGCCACGCGAAGCGCTCGCCGGGTTTGCGAAAAAGAGAAACAACCTCGGGTGGCCGGCTGCCCGGTTGCCCTTTTTTTGATGGCGTAGAACTTTTAGTCTGCTCGGAGTGTCAAGCCCCTGCTGAGCAGTGAGCCTCGCAAGAATGCACGGCTCAGCAGGAGCTTCGCCCTCCCAGTCACTCGTTCTAAACTGGAATTTACGGATCGGTTCTTGGGAATGTGGCGGATTTCCTTTGATGAAAATGATCCCCTGGCCGGGGAAATGCGTTAAAATCAAGCGGAGTAGGACCGGTGGTGATGCAAGGAAACTTCGGGTTAGGAAACTCCGCGACGCCCGCAACAGGGGCGGTCGCTTTGGGTGGTGCCGATATGGATGGTGAGCGCTATATACTGTGGATTGACCGCGTCGGGGCGTTTTTGTTGTGCCTGGGCGAACGGGTTTCGCTGGGAGGACCGGTGTCTGGACCTCCCGCAGCTGATGTCGCCTTGTTGGCGAATTTGTCACGCCGGCACGCCGAAATCGTTCGCAGCGGCGAAGGGTACTATCTGCAGGCTGCCGCGGCGGCAACGGTTGCCGGACGTATGGTGCACGAACAAACAAATCTTGCGGATGGGAATGAAATTCAATTGGGAGAGAGCGTCAAATTGCAATTCCGATTGCCGACGATCATCAGCGGAACGGCGCGGCTCGATTTTGTCAGCGATCACCGCCCCTCGCGCGCTGTCGATGCGGTGGTGCTCATGGAGGACACGTGCATTTTAGGCCCGGGTGCAGATAGCCATATCCGTTGTTCGGGTTGGGACCATACCATCCTGTTGCATCGCAGCAGCGGTCAGCTGTGTTGTAAATCGCGATCAGATATTTATGTGGATAACCAACACGCCAAATCGAGCATGCCGCTCACAGACGGATCGATCGTCACCAGCATCGATGGAAGGTTTCGATTGGAAGCGGTGCAGTGAGAAACAGAAAACCGACGAGTGGATTGTCAGGTTGATCACTGAAGGCGAGCAGACAAATTTGTAGTGGAGAACTGAGGAGAACAACATGGCGGATGACCGCCGTTCCGGGCCAGTGAGTCTGGGTTGCGGAACATTGATTGTGATTGGGCTGATTGTGCTCATCTTTAGCGGCGGCGGCAGAATTCAACAAATGAGCGATGACCTTAGCAATATGCGGACGGACATCAATAACCTCCGGACGGTGATCGAAAAGCAAAATCAAACCAGCGAAGACCAAACACAGGCTATCGAAAAACAAACACAGGAAATACGGGAACTGAAAAACGCGATTGGGCAGGAACCGAAACTTCCGCAGCCGTGAGTCATGCGGCCAACGAGATGTGAATTCAAAACAACACCCCGATTTCTATAACATAGGGACTACGACGTGCCCGGTACCCTAGCCAAAACATTACCCCACCTACCACAGGGCGGCAGAACCATGAAATTCACCTTTCAGCCGGAATCGAAGCCGCTGGACGGTTACACGATCAAACGCGCCATTGATCGTGGCGGCTTCGGCGAGGTCTACTACGCCCTGAGCGACTCCGGGAAGGAGGTCGCTCTGAAGCTGCTCCAGCGGAACATGGATGTTGAATTACGGGGGATTCGTCAGTGCATGAATCTCAAGCATCCGAATCTGATGACGATCTTCGACATCAAAACCGACTCCGACGGTGACCATTGGGTGATCCTGGAATTCATGTCGGGGCAGACGCTGGAACAGGTGCTGGACAACCATCCGCAAGGCATGCCGATGCAGGAGGTTTTGCATTGGCTGGATGGAATCGCAGCGGGGGCGGCTTATTTGCACGACCGCGGCGTTGTGCATCGCGACCTCAAGCCGGCAAACCTGTTTATCGATGCGGGCACGATCAAAATTGGCGACATTGGGCTTTCCAAATACATCACCCCCAGCCGGCGGAGCGGACATACCGAAAGCGTGGGGACGGTGCACTACATGGCACCGGAGGTGGCGCATGGGCGGTACGGGAACGAGTTGGATGTCTACAGCACAGCTGTGATGGTCTATGAGATGATCACCGGCACGGTTCCCTTTGATGGGGAGAGTACCGGCGAGATCATCATGAAGCATCTCACAGAACAGCCCGACCTGAGCAAGCTTCCAGAAAAACTGCGGCCGATTCTAGGTCGAGCCCTGGAAAAAGATCCCAAGCAGCGAACGCACAGCATCGCGCAATTCGCGCGGCTGGTCAAAGAAGCAGTCTTGGGGAACAACGGCGCTCCGGCTAAACCGACTGCGACGGAAATCCCAGAGGATTCTTTTGTGGCGGCCGCTGCGGTGGAGCCCTCGGCTCCTCCCAAAAACGGTTCCCCAAAACCGGAACGTCCCGAACGTCCCAGCCACGAACGGCACACGCAGGCGTATCGGGGTGAAAATCAACCGCACCACAGTGAGCCAAAAAGTGGAGAATCGAACCACCGCATCTTTTGGATATTGCTCGCCGTCGTCGCTGTCGTTGCCGCATTGGGACCGGGCCCCATGTTCCGTTCCGCAATCGTGGTCGGGATTGTTGGAGGCATCGGTTATTTTCTGTATTGGTTGTTCTTTATTCCTTTCAAACCGGCAAAACTGTCGCCTGAGAGCCGTGAGAAGTTACGAAAAGAAGCGGACAGCCTATTCGACAACTTGGCAGAACAGCACAAGCCGGCCGTTGCGGACGTGCCGCCGCCGGTCGTTAAACCGGCCGCACATCGGAAACCTCAGCCACAAGTGATCCCGGTCAAAAAGGGCAAGACGTGGCTGCGTCACAAATCGTCGGCACTCACCCCGCTCACGATTCGTCCGGTGCACATGCGGGACCGTTTGGCCTCTGCGGCGCAATCGATGACCATGGCGGTCATTTTCTCGCTGCCGATCGTCGGTGTGATTACTTTTCTGTTGCCGGACCTACAGGACCCGGCGCGGGCGGGGCTGTTCGGATTTATGACGATTATCGCCTCATGGTTGGTGTTGTTGCCGTCGAAGATGTGGGAAGGGACCGCCACCGAGCCGACGATTCGCCGATTGGTATTGCTCAGCGCGGGTGTTGTCGTCGGGGTGTTAGCGTTTGGTCTCGATCAAACCTTGATGGTCGATGTTCCCAATATCACGCGTGAAGTTGACGCCAACGATGCCATGTTTACCAAAGTCGGCGATCAGCCATTGCTGACCGAGAATTCCGTGACTCTTCAGTCGCAACCGGGGATGCCTTACTCCGACGCACGCTGGATCAAGTACCAGCCGACGTTGGCCGGGTATGTTGTCTTCTTCGCCGCCCTGTTTGGCATCCGTCGTTGGTGGTGGCATGCCGATGCGTTTCGGCCGAAGCGGTTTCGCGTTAGCTCGCTGTTGCTCACGGGATTAGTCGGGTTTCTGATCACAACCATCTTCGCCTTCCCGCACGGCTGGGCAGCTTTGTGGGCGGTGGCGATCTCGGCCGTCGTACAACTCGCCGCGACATGGGCGCCGCCGAATGTTCGTCCGGCAATGATGGAGGACAACTAAGATGAGCCCTAAAACAACAATATTATTTCCCGGTGCATTATTGCTACTGCTGGTCATCGGCGGATTCTGCCTGTGGGGGCTGAGTGCCTTGTTCCGCAAGTTCGGAGTTAGCAAATCGCTGTTGGCGGCATTATTGTTATTGCCAGCATTAGCAGTCGGGATGATTCTATTGTCGCTGATAAGTTTCCGTAGCCAGAACGTGCAAATAGCACGCGAAACGCAGCAACGCGCCATTTTGCAACAACACGAAGCTATCCAAGCACAGCACCGGGCGATCCAGGAACATGCTGAGCAAATCCACCGCACAGCGGATGCGAATATCGAACATGCCCGTCGCATGGTAGATGCACACACTGAGAGTTCGGAGAGTCATTTCTCCGAACTGGTCCAGGTGCCAAACGAGGCCGTCACAGTGCGGACGGACTACAACTGGATGTTCCTATCGGTCGTGGCAGTCATTGCTATGTTGGTTTTGTCGGGGATGATAGGGGCCTCGGTCTACCTATCAGCGCAGGGGGGTACGTTGCAATGGCGGGCGGTTGGCTCGAAGTTGCTTTCGATCGCGTGGGTGGTTCCCATACTTATTATGGCGGCGATTCCGATGTATATGATCGTAGGCAAACTTGGTGGCTGGACGACTCCGGTCGTCGTATCGCAAGTCGTCGCCACGACTGCCGTGACAATGCAAGACGTTGATCGCGCCACGACAACCGGAGACGTGCCCGATTGGGTGTCCGCTCCAACGCAGAACGACGGCCAAACCCGTGTGGTGGTGGTGCGCAGTCATTTCAGCCCAGCTGTCGATGCCTCGGATACAGAGCGTGCCATCAGCCTTGCCCAAAACGAAGTCTACAATGAAGCGGCTCAACAGATACGCGCGTACTTTGGCGAGACGTACCCGGTGCAAAACAATTGGCCGATTCCCGATGAAATCGTGCGCCGCGCCATTGGCAAAGTCCATCTGCTCGAAAAGGACGTAGATGGCGGCGGAAAAGTCTATCGGCGATTTGCTCAGGTGAATTTGAACCCCGGCATTCGTCAAAAACTGTTACCGCAATGGCAAAAGGCGACCACGCAGAACCGTCTCTGGACGCTCTGCGCCGGAATGGGACTCTTAACGTTATTGCTGGGAACAACCGCTAGCTATCTGCGATTAGATCGCATGACAGACGGGGCATACCGCGGCCGGTTGAAGCTAGCCTCGTTTTCGGTAGTGACCGCGGTCGCTTTGGTTGCAGTCCTGATTGTCGGCTGATTCACCGCAGGGCAACATCCGCAGCGAATGCACCGATCCGGTGCGCGGCTGCCCCTGCTGGCTCGAGCAGCAGTGTTTCAAGACGTTCGCACATTTTGCACTGGCGGACAAGCCGCCAGTGGCACCCGTTTACGGGCAGGCTACTTGCCGCTACGGCTTCTGATTATTCGAGGGCTGACGCAAGTGGAGTGCGTGCGCGTCGAGGTAGTTGCAAACCGCATCCAATGCTCCTTTTGCCAAGCTAGCTTCGGCTTCGGTGCAGGAGTATTGCTTTTTCAGCTCCACATCGGAATGGATGATATTGCGGTATTCACGCAGAGTGACATCAATGGCGTTGGCGCGGTCCTTGGGCAGAATATCCACATCCGCGGCGACATTGATCAACTGATACATCGTCCACTGCCCTTTTTCGATCCGTTTGGTCTTGGGGGCTTTGGGGCTGGCTTTGGCCAGCTGGATCACCTCGTCCGATGCTGTTAATTGGTCCACCAGAATCGCTTCCAAAATACTACCCGCCAAGACTACGGTGCTTTTCCAGGCTCCGGCGGGAAATAAGATCAACGAAAGTTCGCGATAGTCGCGTTTGATGATCCGTCGCAGTTCGCTGGAGGCGATAAAGTCAAACGCCCGCACCTGAGCGCTACTGCCGATCCCGGCATAGTGATCCAGTACGTGCAATAGGTCATCCATGTTTGGCAAACCGGACTGGTGCAGATGGTTGTCATCATAGCCACGGATATTCATCCGCAAGATGATAAAGTCATACTGCACATCAGGAAGAAAGTCCCGCGGATCAAGGCGATCCAGTTCCTCGGCAAGGACTTTGACCAAGGCTGTCCGATTGGCGCGCGCGGAACTCACTGCGACGGCAAGTTTCCGAATGTATCCGACCATGAGCGACCTTCTGAGGAGGAGTGCAGCGCAGATCCATCTCGCAAAGAGAGGATTGTCGAGCCAAACAATCTGGCCCGGTTTTAGAGTGCACAGACCTTCGACACAATACCAATTGACACGGATAAACGAATAAGGTTCTTGGGTGTTTATCAATTTCGAAATTAATGCCCCGCGATCTCGAAATCAACGCTGGTTATCGTAAAACGCCACGAGCCGTTCAGGAGCGACGCCGCATTGTGCCAACACGACCAGCATCCAATTCGTCGCCGTCTGCCGCACCACGCCACGTTGTTGCCATCGACGCGCGGAGACGCGAATTTTTTGGTCCAGCAGCACGAATCGGCCTTCATACCGCAACTGTTTCATCAAAAATAAATCTTCCATCAGCTTCAATGGAGGAAACCCACCCAGCCGTCGAAACACGTTGGCCTTGACGAAAATCCCTTGGTCGCCGTAAGCCAACCGCAGACTGCGAACCCGTAGCGCATTGCCCCACTCCAAAGCACGATACCGAAGTCCACTGGCGCCGATCTGCTGACGGAAACATCCCCCCACGCAATCGGTCTCCGCACAGGCGGCGCGGGCCGCTGCGAGGCATCCTGGTTCCAAACGGCAATCAGCATGCAGAAACAACAAGATCTCCCCCGTGGCTACCGCAGCGCCGGCATTTTGCTGGCCACCGCGTCCCGGCGCGACGCTGAGTACAATATCCGCGGCGGCGGACTTCGCTAACGTATCGTCACTGCTGCCCCCATCGACGACGATCGTCTGCACCTGACCGGCATCCTGCGTCGATTGCAGCGCCGCCTCGATATTGGTCGCTTCGTTCAGCGTGGGGATAATGACGGAGATTTGCACGAGAGACGCGGGCTTTAGGCTGAGAGGTTTTTGCAGACAATCATTCGCAACGTGTCGACCATTGTTGCCACCCACCACATACGTCGTCAATTCAGCGCACAGCTTACTAACGGTGGTCCTACCGAAATCGAGGGCGCCTCCAACTCCCCTCAAGCCTGTCCCCTCACGCCTCACCCTTTCGGTGAAATTTAGCATCCTAAAACGAACAGTGTGGGCCGTTGCTAGCACAAAGGTATGTGGTTGCGTTAGGATGCGTTGTTGCAGCGCTGAGGAGTTCCTAGGGGCTTAGGTCCGCAGTTCCGAAGTAACGGATGCGGTTCATTAGAGAAAGTTATCAACGTGCGTGTTGCGTATTTGGATTGTTCGACGGGGATTAGCGGTGACATGACGCTCGGTGCGTTGTTGGATGCCGGTGTGGATGAAGCGGCGATTCGCGCGGGGATCGCTTCGTTGGACCTGCCCGATGTTCGGCTGGAAATCAACGAGGTGATGAAGGGTGACTTTCGCGCCAAGCATGTCCGC from Symmachiella dynata encodes:
- a CDS encoding FHA domain-containing protein translates to MQGNFGLGNSATPATGAVALGGADMDGERYILWIDRVGAFLLCLGERVSLGGPVSGPPAADVALLANLSRRHAEIVRSGEGYYLQAAAAATVAGRMVHEQTNLADGNEIQLGESVKLQFRLPTIISGTARLDFVSDHRPSRAVDAVVLMEDTCILGPGADSHIRCSGWDHTILLHRSSGQLCCKSRSDIYVDNQHAKSSMPLTDGSIVTSIDGRFRLEAVQ
- a CDS encoding TIGR04283 family arsenosugar biosynthesis glycosyltransferase gives rise to the protein MQISVIIPTLNEATNIEAALQSTQDAGQVQTIVVDGGSSDDTLAKSAAADIVLSVAPGRGGQQNAGAAVATGEILLFLHADCRLEPGCLAAARAACAETDCVGGCFRQQIGASGLRYRALEWGNALRVRSLRLAYGDQGIFVKANVFRRLGGFPPLKLMEDLFLMKQLRYEGRFVLLDQKIRVSARRWQQRGVVRQTATNWMLVVLAQCGVAPERLVAFYDNQR
- a CDS encoding OmpA/MotB family protein, with translation MISLSKTQFSTLFLALIPLCVVGCTVAPPRISGYPTGVPPATHQALQQQQANLMARFEELNARTASLDADNQRLQAHLAQQQQQTAKMQASLQQSRDTVADLRDELTIERRNQGSYAGQGALPSTEVGYTPAGNLPLANIPGADVNQDGGDIRIRLDGAQLFASGKASIKNTSQNSKLIDDVVSTIQSQYPQQRVTVEGHTDSDPIRRSSWKNNEELSLGRARAVYHALRKRGLPEAQLSVAGYGSSRPLADNNSPAGKARNRRVEIVIHAQSAR
- a CDS encoding serine/threonine protein kinase, with product MKFTFQPESKPLDGYTIKRAIDRGGFGEVYYALSDSGKEVALKLLQRNMDVELRGIRQCMNLKHPNLMTIFDIKTDSDGDHWVILEFMSGQTLEQVLDNHPQGMPMQEVLHWLDGIAAGAAYLHDRGVVHRDLKPANLFIDAGTIKIGDIGLSKYITPSRRSGHTESVGTVHYMAPEVAHGRYGNELDVYSTAVMVYEMITGTVPFDGESTGEIIMKHLTEQPDLSKLPEKLRPILGRALEKDPKQRTHSIAQFARLVKEAVLGNNGAPAKPTATEIPEDSFVAAAAVEPSAPPKNGSPKPERPERPSHERHTQAYRGENQPHHSEPKSGESNHRIFWILLAVVAVVAALGPGPMFRSAIVVGIVGGIGYFLYWLFFIPFKPAKLSPESREKLRKEADSLFDNLAEQHKPAVADVPPPVVKPAAHRKPQPQVIPVKKGKTWLRHKSSALTPLTIRPVHMRDRLASAAQSMTMAVIFSLPIVGVITFLLPDLQDPARAGLFGFMTIIASWLVLLPSKMWEGTATEPTIRRLVLLSAGVVVGVLAFGLDQTLMVDVPNITREVDANDAMFTKVGDQPLLTENSVTLQSQPGMPYSDARWIKYQPTLAGYVVFFAALFGIRRWWWHADAFRPKRFRVSSLLLTGLVGFLITTIFAFPHGWAALWAVAISAVVQLAATWAPPNVRPAMMEDN